One Aphidius gifuensis isolate YNYX2018 linkage group LG3, ASM1490517v1, whole genome shotgun sequence DNA window includes the following coding sequences:
- the LOC122851594 gene encoding actin-related protein 8-like, with product MLVVGMKRLCRVGLAAVLATALCVLTLVDMPLQLPESQTDSPPTSGIEPPGTRSIVAYSWARRLALDYRPSHECTYNGSISESSTNKLNIVHESWTETISNNLFLYSGYLDIRVTGYPSVRVIGVKREPMTSGILFCTIWQKDHDGIHSYSMEAIISDIWLDEWTTTSIGYTGILITCPLPDHASHPSHVYIGTTSCYKNPSHSLIVKQPLNIQNKIDFTLCVKGLDFDKDISQKIIAFIELSRILGAGMIYIYVFNIHNNVKKVLNYYEKTNIIKWFNINLPGNLPNDKINRRKLFNKNIWIKRRMELIPYNHCFYDNIYQSNYIIPIDIDEMIIPIGTINWSQLIINEKKKLGKSFNDYASYAVRNVFFFPELKKTTNNNNNSSSNNNNNNNNKFKSDDDVAIVADNNNNNNNDNSIDEEKNDDDDDNIEYLNYLEILRTSIVSPEGDSVKSFISTKRTLTVHNHYALMTLNPSTRRAHHFDPGDVLKHHYRKCDGEHFDCNLMMNDVTIDESILRYAEILKTRVKNALFNIML from the exons CAGGCACAAGAAGTATCGTAGCATATTCATGGGCACGTAGATTGGCACTGGATTATCGTCCCTCACATGAATGTACATATAATGGATCAATATCagaatcatcaacaaataaattgaatattgtaCATGAAAGTTGGACCGaaacaatatcaaataatttatttctatacaGTGGTTACTTGGATATCAGAGTTACTGGTTATCCAAGTGTCAGAGTGATTGGCGTTAAACGAGAACCCATGACATCGGGAATTCTTTTTTGCACTATTTG gcAAAAAGATCATGATGGAATACATTCTTATAGTATGGAAGCAATAATATCAGATATTTGGTTGGATGAATGGACAACAACGTCAATTGGTTACACTGGTATACTTATAACTTGTCCACTTCCAGATCATGCATCACATCCATCACATGTATATATTGGTACAACATCATGCTATAAAAATCCTAGTCATAGTTTAATAGTCAAACAACCCctgaatatacaaaataaaattgattttacccTATGTGTAAAAGGTCTTGATTTTGATAAAGATATTAGTCAAAAAATCATAGCATTTATTGAGCTATCACGTATACTTGGTGCTGgtatgatttatatttatgtatttaatattcataataatgttaaaaaagtattaaattattatgaaaaaacaaatattattaaatggtttaatattaatttacctgGTAATTTAcctaatgataaaattaatagaagaaaattatttaataaaaatatatggatTAAAAGAAGAATGGAATTAATACCATataatcattgtttttatgataatatttatcaatcaaattatattataccaattgatattgatgaaatgATTATACCAATTGGTACTATTAATTGGTCACaacttattattaatgaaaaaaaaaaattaggtaaaTCATTCAATGATTATGCATCATATGCTGTgagaaatgtatttttttttccagaattaaaaaaaacaactaataataataataatagtagtagtaataacaataataataataataataaatttaaaagtgatGATGACGTTGCTATTGttgctgataataataacaataataataatgataatagtatTGATGAGGAAaagaatgatgatgatgatgataatattgaatatcTCAATTATCTTGAAATTTTAAGAACATCCATTGTATCACCTGAAGGTGATTCagttaaaagttttatttcaaCTAAACGCACACTCACTGTTCACAATCACTATGCACTTATGACTTTAAATCCATCAACAAGACGTGCACATCATTTTGATCCTGGTGATGTATTAAAGCATCATTATAGAAAGTGTGATGGTGAACATTTTGATTGTAATCTCATGATGAATGATGTTACAATTGATGAGTCAATATTACGATATGCTGAAATACTTAAAACAAGAGTCAAAAATGccttatttaatataatgctttaa